A window of Haloarcula sp. H-GB4 contains these coding sequences:
- a CDS encoding class I SAM-dependent methyltransferase family protein, with the protein MGVPCVRVPREAGEETRQRLAEANLVDDGYDITVADGQLYVPVTDPTAVPSDLTVVEADPPVREGQTMPADGLDFDPSYERIGDVAIVDEDDDERARMIADAIMDSDLPVRAVLNRASKIKGEQRVRDWDVLAGGGTEVTHREYGCTFDLDLAEVYFSPRLATERHRVTEQVSEGEQTFDMFAGVGPFAIPFAKRGATCVGTDINETAIEYLRANAERNGVADRVTSICGDVREVASEYEGWADRIVMNLPHSADEFLETAVHLAADECVLHYYDIQHEDDLFGPGERAIRAAAESAYDVTVKTRHTVRSYAPKEHNVVLDVRLTR; encoded by the coding sequence ATGGGCGTTCCCTGCGTTCGCGTTCCCCGCGAGGCCGGCGAAGAGACGCGCCAGCGCCTCGCCGAGGCAAACCTTGTCGACGACGGTTACGATATCACAGTCGCCGACGGGCAGCTGTACGTTCCTGTCACCGACCCCACGGCGGTGCCGTCGGACCTCACCGTCGTGGAGGCAGACCCGCCGGTCCGCGAGGGCCAGACGATGCCGGCGGACGGACTCGACTTCGACCCAAGCTATGAGCGCATCGGCGACGTCGCGATTGTCGACGAAGACGACGACGAGCGGGCCCGGATGATCGCCGATGCGATCATGGATTCGGACCTGCCCGTGCGAGCGGTGTTGAATCGCGCATCGAAGATCAAAGGCGAACAGCGGGTTCGCGACTGGGACGTACTCGCTGGTGGCGGAACAGAAGTCACCCACCGGGAGTACGGTTGCACGTTCGACCTTGACCTCGCAGAAGTGTACTTCTCGCCGCGTCTGGCGACGGAACGCCATCGCGTTACCGAGCAGGTCAGCGAGGGCGAGCAGACCTTCGATATGTTCGCTGGTGTTGGCCCGTTCGCGATTCCATTCGCCAAGCGCGGGGCAACCTGCGTTGGGACCGACATCAACGAGACAGCGATCGAGTACCTCCGAGCAAATGCGGAGCGGAACGGCGTCGCTGACCGCGTGACCAGTATCTGTGGTGACGTCCGTGAGGTTGCCAGCGAGTATGAGGGCTGGGCTGACCGCATCGTCATGAACCTTCCTCATAGCGCCGATGAATTTCTGGAGACCGCTGTCCACTTGGCAGCCGATGAGTGCGTTCTTCATTACTACGATATCCAGCACGAGGACGACCTGTTCGGACCCGGCGAGCGAGCGATACGGGCGGCTGCGGAGTCAGCCTACGACGTGACGGTCAAAACGCGACACACTGTCCGGTCGTATGCCCCGAAGGAACACAACGTCGTTCTCGACGTTCGACTGACGCGCTGA
- the dph5 gene encoding diphthine synthase, with protein sequence MLTFVGLGLYDERSVTVAGRDAIRDADQVFAEFYTSRLIGTDIETLEDTLETSIELRDRAGIERDPEPILEAAESEDVVFCTAGDTMVSTTHTDLRLRAADRGIETRIVHGTTAQTAAGSLTGLQNYRFGKATTLPFEDAHGGDGVPDSVVATIEGNRGRDLHTLVYLDIKVDDPHWDESDDTYMTASQAAAMLSEPFPDTLGVVVARAGSPDPLVVVDTLDELATQTFGDPLHLLVIPGSLHPLEADALESVAGADLE encoded by the coding sequence ATGCTCACATTCGTCGGGCTGGGCCTCTATGATGAGCGCTCGGTCACGGTCGCGGGGCGCGACGCCATTCGAGACGCCGACCAGGTGTTCGCCGAGTTCTACACAAGCCGGCTGATCGGTACCGATATCGAAACGCTGGAGGATACGTTGGAGACGAGTATCGAACTCAGAGACCGGGCCGGCATTGAGCGAGACCCCGAGCCGATTCTCGAAGCCGCCGAGAGCGAGGACGTCGTCTTCTGTACCGCCGGGGATACGATGGTTTCGACGACACACACCGACCTCCGGCTTCGGGCTGCGGACCGTGGTATCGAAACCCGAATCGTTCACGGGACGACTGCCCAGACTGCCGCCGGTTCGCTGACCGGCCTGCAGAACTACCGCTTCGGGAAGGCCACGACGCTCCCCTTCGAGGACGCTCACGGCGGTGATGGTGTCCCGGACAGCGTCGTCGCTACTATCGAGGGCAATCGGGGCCGGGACCTGCATACGCTGGTCTACCTCGACATCAAGGTCGACGACCCACACTGGGACGAGAGTGACGACACGTACATGACCGCCAGCCAGGCCGCCGCCATGCTGTCGGAGCCATTCCCGGACACACTTGGCGTTGTCGTGGCCAGGGCTGGCAGTCCAGACCCGTTGGTGGTTGTTGACACGCTCGACGAACTCGCTACGCAGACGTTCGGCGACCCGCTACATCTGCTTGTCATTCCCGGCTCGCTCCACCCACTTGAGGCGGATGCACTGGAGTCGGTTGCTGGAGCCGACCTGGAATAG
- the artA gene encoding archaeosortase A: MSETVLQAGVNIAGLSFDPVTASEPLMWLVLAAFLGTVAVAQYDKRLARPVGTVGWGLFAAYWLVLAPHFILIQKSVVEGLGSVIAVPLSLYTGYLLWNGRESLLVLTRAIGIMGVIYVPFLTIGPLRQTIIEVVTDQVAFLMTLIGYDPTVVGGLSHNGIDIASKQYPYENTFWFDGNERPITYTIILACTGIGSISIFAGGILAVKAPWRRKLRVLVGAVGIIYVLNLIRNLGIALAFGLQKAQFFPGAIMALFGLSDAQLVSYYIVDRMLAQFGSVIVLVGLTWVLMRELPELTVIIEDLLFLVTGTEYDLGTTFEKDQPESSPATAGDD, from the coding sequence ATGAGTGAGACAGTCCTGCAGGCGGGCGTCAACATTGCTGGACTGTCGTTCGACCCGGTCACGGCCTCGGAACCGCTGATGTGGCTCGTTCTTGCGGCGTTTCTGGGAACCGTAGCCGTCGCCCAGTACGATAAGCGACTGGCCCGGCCAGTCGGAACGGTCGGCTGGGGTTTGTTCGCAGCGTACTGGCTCGTTCTGGCTCCGCACTTCATTCTAATACAGAAGAGCGTCGTCGAGGGACTGGGAAGCGTTATTGCCGTCCCGCTGTCGCTGTACACTGGCTATTTACTCTGGAACGGCCGAGAGTCGCTACTGGTGTTGACCCGTGCCATCGGTATCATGGGCGTCATCTACGTGCCCTTCCTCACTATCGGACCGCTCCGCCAGACAATCATCGAGGTCGTCACCGATCAGGTCGCCTTCCTGATGACGCTCATCGGGTACGATCCGACGGTGGTTGGCGGGCTCTCACACAACGGCATCGATATCGCATCGAAGCAGTACCCCTATGAGAACACGTTCTGGTTCGACGGGAACGAGCGACCGATAACGTACACTATCATTCTGGCCTGTACAGGTATCGGCAGTATCTCTATCTTCGCTGGCGGAATACTGGCAGTCAAGGCACCGTGGCGACGGAAACTCCGTGTGCTGGTCGGGGCCGTCGGTATCATCTACGTACTGAATCTCATTCGGAATCTTGGGATCGCACTGGCCTTTGGCCTCCAGAAGGCGCAGTTCTTCCCGGGAGCGATCATGGCGCTATTCGGCCTCAGCGACGCACAGCTCGTGTCCTACTACATTGTCGACCGGATGCTGGCGCAGTTCGGCTCCGTTATTGTCCTCGTTGGGCTGACGTGGGTGCTGATGCGGGAGCTACCGGAGCTCACCGTTATTATTGAGGACCTCCTGTTTCTGGTGACCGGAACCGAGTACGACCTCGGAACGACGTTCGAAAAAGACCAGCCGGAGTCGAGTCCCGCGACCGCTGGCGACGACTGA
- a CDS encoding BGTF surface domain-containing protein: MTDTSEKIRSLFLTALMVFSVFAGTVAFSGGAAAAANVSVDQAVEYNDGTVELAFDGSAGTVVNDDVTVLIDGKEDTGATVGSDDGSNGRLEIDLSNDVTPNRNLTVKVSNVGGDSVVAEDIDVTSTTIKSFKSDENRSYNVNVYRGETVAVVNDTNGGNVFVEEDQGSIVSDDTYADNSKVYTVDTENLDTGQRYNVSVSPQNDSAGEAGFKLSNLNLNVEADDNDITDEDDVIANVTITRGGQPANATLFSDDGDKVDTIVKNRLSGNEETDFIFDNISSYDGFDADDGPYTINVTDNQTGVTASTDQINVSEAEDGDASFESSVVNDERGDVVNITYQLDNTDEAVIFVGDDDDDNYAVSGTIEDDDGDGEVTVSFNSYLAGTSGISGISASEILYVDGDDEITGVDEYGSFNRSNLDDETIEASSYNLNVTAGTSQSKSADAVGTLRLSERSTESMRSWVAPQDAELDDDDIDIRDRIGQNLTQSNNIADGDIVVHQIVASGVEGPLAYEEEVNSASSTTQAFLQSTTGGAGNNDVFNLSVNRTNVGANADEDPLDLNSTNVVVVDDPDNNTYFVAVKTQQANYSSGKQIRNKDDDDKITANFTVSQDTGLSEDNDGIEDGYSIVDRDATLNTANGLVQVQAAADQQVTGTTSVAPGSELEVEVESESDSNPFLDRPEATVATDGTFSATVDFSDYSAGTNFTAQTLDVDGDNLGDEEDGQITDADTSTVSISDQESDGSEVVVDSAQLSAGGFIAIHAGNASGDVVGNSEYLEAGSHEDIPITLDEPMDEDFTAVAMPHLDTNGNEAYDFPDADGPYTANGSAVTDSANVTVGTEEEPTATETETEEETDAPATDEETDAPATDEPATEESETTAEEGPGFTAAIALIALVAAALLAVRRDN, from the coding sequence ATGACAGATACAAGCGAAAAAATCCGCAGCCTGTTTCTGACGGCGCTGATGGTCTTCTCGGTATTCGCCGGGACCGTCGCGTTCTCCGGTGGCGCAGCCGCCGCCGCGAACGTCTCCGTCGATCAGGCAGTCGAATATAACGACGGTACAGTTGAATTGGCATTTGATGGCTCCGCCGGAACTGTTGTTAACGATGACGTCACGGTCCTCATTGACGGAAAAGAGGACACGGGCGCTACGGTCGGCTCAGATGACGGGTCGAACGGACGCCTTGAGATCGATCTGAGCAACGACGTTACGCCGAACCGCAACCTGACAGTCAAAGTCAGTAATGTTGGCGGTGACTCGGTCGTTGCCGAAGACATCGACGTCACGTCAACGACGATCAAGTCCTTCAAGAGTGACGAGAATCGATCGTACAACGTCAACGTCTACCGTGGCGAAACGGTTGCCGTGGTGAACGACACCAACGGTGGCAATGTCTTCGTCGAAGAAGACCAGGGTAGCATTGTCTCTGACGACACGTACGCTGACAACAGTAAGGTCTACACTGTCGACACGGAAAACCTCGATACTGGTCAGCGCTACAACGTCTCGGTCTCGCCACAGAACGACTCTGCTGGTGAAGCTGGCTTCAAGCTCAGCAACCTCAACCTGAATGTTGAGGCTGACGACAATGACATCACCGACGAGGACGATGTCATTGCTAACGTCACGATCACTCGCGGTGGCCAGCCAGCCAACGCGACCCTGTTCTCCGATGACGGCGACAAGGTCGACACGATTGTCAAGAACCGTCTCTCCGGCAACGAGGAGACGGACTTCATCTTCGACAACATCAGCAGCTACGACGGCTTCGACGCTGATGATGGTCCGTACACGATCAACGTGACGGACAACCAGACTGGCGTCACAGCCAGTACCGACCAGATCAACGTCTCCGAAGCTGAAGACGGTGACGCCAGCTTCGAGAGCAGTGTTGTCAACGACGAGCGTGGTGACGTGGTCAACATCACCTACCAGCTCGACAACACCGATGAAGCCGTTATCTTCGTCGGCGACGACGACGACGACAACTACGCGGTTTCCGGAACCATCGAGGACGACGACGGTGACGGCGAAGTCACTGTCTCGTTCAACAGCTACCTCGCCGGCACGAGCGGTATCAGTGGTATCTCCGCCAGCGAGATCCTCTACGTTGATGGTGACGACGAGATCACTGGTGTCGACGAGTACGGTTCCTTCAACCGAAGCAACCTTGACGACGAGACGATCGAAGCCTCCAGCTACAACCTGAACGTCACTGCAGGGACGTCCCAGAGCAAGAGCGCTGACGCTGTCGGAACGCTCCGACTGAGCGAGCGCTCCACTGAGAGTATGCGTAGCTGGGTGGCCCCACAGGACGCTGAGCTCGACGATGACGATATCGACATTCGTGATCGTATCGGCCAGAACCTGACCCAATCGAACAACATCGCTGATGGTGACATCGTTGTCCACCAGATCGTTGCTTCCGGTGTCGAAGGCCCGCTTGCCTACGAAGAGGAAGTCAACAGTGCCTCCAGCACGACCCAGGCGTTCCTCCAGTCGACTACTGGTGGCGCCGGTAACAACGACGTGTTCAACCTCAGCGTCAATCGTACTAACGTCGGTGCAAACGCAGATGAGGACCCGCTTGACCTCAACAGCACCAACGTTGTTGTTGTCGACGACCCTGACAACAACACGTACTTCGTCGCTGTGAAGACGCAGCAAGCGAACTACTCCAGCGGCAAGCAGATCCGTAACAAGGACGACGATGACAAGATCACGGCCAACTTCACCGTGTCGCAGGACACTGGCCTAAGCGAGGACAACGACGGCATCGAAGACGGTTACAGCATCGTTGACCGTGACGCAACTCTCAACACGGCCAACGGTCTTGTGCAGGTTCAGGCTGCCGCTGACCAGCAGGTCACCGGAACCACCTCGGTCGCGCCTGGCTCCGAGCTTGAGGTCGAAGTTGAATCCGAGAGTGACTCCAACCCGTTCCTCGACCGACCTGAAGCGACTGTCGCCACTGACGGTACGTTCAGTGCCACGGTTGACTTCAGTGACTACTCGGCAGGAACGAACTTCACCGCTCAGACGCTCGATGTCGACGGTGACAACCTCGGTGACGAGGAAGACGGACAGATCACCGATGCTGACACGTCCACTGTGAGTATCAGTGACCAGGAATCCGACGGTAGCGAAGTCGTCGTCGACAGCGCACAGCTGTCCGCCGGTGGCTTCATCGCAATCCACGCCGGTAACGCATCCGGCGATGTCGTCGGGAACTCCGAGTACCTCGAGGCAGGCAGCCACGAGGACATTCCGATCACGCTCGACGAGCCGATGGACGAGGACTTCACGGCGGTCGCGATGCCGCACCTCGACACCAACGGCAACGAAGCGTACGACTTCCCGGACGCTGACGGTCCGTACACCGCCAACGGCTCCGCCGTTACGGACAGTGCGAACGTGACTGTTGGCACCGAGGAAGAGCCGACGGCAACGGAAACCGAAACCGAAGAGGAAACTGACGCGCCGGCAACCGACGAGGAAACTGACGCACCGGCAACCGATGAGCCGGCAACCGAGGAATCCGAGACCACCGCAGAGGAAGGTCCCGGCTTCACGGCAGCCATCGCGCTCATCGCGCTCGTCGCCGCTGCGCTCCTCGCCGTCCGACGCGACAACTAA
- a CDS encoding BGTF surface domain-containing protein: MTGNSDKIRSLFLTALMVFSVFAGTVAFSGGAAAAANVSVDQAVEYNSGTVELAFDGGAGSIDDNDVTVFVDGNENPSNFVSGSNPSVDSTDDGSNGRLQINLDGDVQPNRNLTIKVSNLTGGDGTVVAEDIDVTSTSITSFTSDSARSYNINVYRGETVAVVNDTNGGNVFVEEDQGSIVSDDTYADNSQVYTVDTEDLDSGQRYNVSVSPQNDSAGEAGFKLSDLDLNVEADDNDITDEDDVIANVTITRGGQPANATLFDDNGDKVDTIVKDRLSGNDETDFIFDNISSYDGFDADDGPYTINVTDNQTGVTASTDQINVSEAGDGDASFESSVVNDERGDVVNITYQLDNEDEAVVFVGDDDDDNYAISGTIEDDDGDGEVTVSFNSYLAGTSNISGISASDILYVDGDDEITGVEEAGSFSRSNLDDETIEASSYNLNVTAGTSQDDSADSVGTLRLNERSTENFRSWVAPQDAELDDDDIDIRDRIGQNLTQSNDIAEGDIVVHQIVSSGVEGPLAYEEEVNSSSSTTQAFLRSTVGGDNNNDVFNLTVNRSDVGANADEDPLILNSSNVVVVDDPDNNTYFVAVETQNANFESGTAIRDDDEDDELTANFTVSEDTGLSDDNDAAEVDYSIVDRDATIDTTNGLVLVQAAADQQLTGTTTVAPGSEFEVEVESESDSNPFLDRPEATVTTDGTFSATADFSDYSAGTNFTAQTLDVDGDELGDEEDGQITDADTATVSISDQESDGSEVVVDSAQLSAGGFIAIHAGNASGDVVGHSEYRDAGSHEDITITLDEPMDEDFTAVAMPHLDTNGNEAYDFPDADGPYTANGSAVTDSANVTIAAEDTPADTEEPTETETEPPATDEETDAPATDEPATEETETTEASGPGFTAAIALIALVAAALLAVRRDN, encoded by the coding sequence ATGACAGGAAATTCAGATAAGATTCGCAGCCTGTTTCTGACGGCGCTGATGGTTTTCTCGGTATTCGCCGGGACCGTCGCGTTCTCCGGTGGCGCAGCCGCCGCCGCGAACGTCTCCGTCGATCAGGCAGTCGAATATAACAGCGGAACAGTCGAATTGGCATTTGATGGCGGCGCGGGGAGTATTGATGACAACGATGTCACAGTCTTCGTTGACGGCAACGAAAACCCCAGCAACTTCGTCTCCGGCTCCAACCCTAGTGTTGATAGTACGGACGACGGGTCGAACGGACGCCTTCAAATCAACCTTGACGGCGACGTTCAGCCGAACCGCAACCTGACCATCAAGGTCAGCAATCTTACTGGTGGCGACGGCACGGTCGTTGCCGAGGACATCGACGTCACGTCAACGTCGATCACGTCCTTCACGAGTGACTCGGCTCGATCGTACAACATCAATGTCTACCGCGGCGAAACGGTCGCTGTGGTGAACGACACCAACGGTGGCAATGTCTTCGTCGAAGAAGACCAGGGTAGCATTGTCTCTGACGACACGTACGCTGACAACAGTCAGGTCTACACCGTCGACACGGAAGACCTCGACAGCGGTCAGCGCTACAACGTCTCGGTCTCGCCACAGAACGACTCTGCTGGTGAAGCTGGCTTCAAGCTCAGCGATCTCGACCTGAATGTCGAGGCTGACGACAATGACATCACCGACGAGGACGATGTCATCGCCAACGTCACGATCACCCGTGGTGGCCAGCCGGCCAACGCGACCCTGTTCGATGATAACGGCGACAAGGTCGACACGATTGTCAAGGACCGTCTCTCCGGCAATGACGAGACGGACTTTATCTTCGACAACATCAGCAGCTACGACGGCTTCGATGCTGATGATGGTCCGTACACGATCAACGTGACGGACAACCAGACTGGCGTCACAGCCAGCACCGACCAGATCAACGTCTCCGAGGCTGGCGACGGTGATGCCAGCTTCGAGAGCAGCGTGGTCAACGACGAGCGTGGTGACGTAGTCAACATCACCTACCAGCTCGATAATGAGGATGAAGCCGTTGTCTTCGTCGGCGACGACGACGACGACAACTACGCAATCTCCGGCACCATTGAGGACGACGACGGTGACGGCGAAGTCACTGTCTCGTTCAACAGCTACCTCGCTGGCACGAGCAATATCAGTGGCATCTCCGCCAGCGATATCCTCTACGTTGATGGTGACGACGAGATCACTGGTGTCGAAGAGGCCGGCTCCTTCAGCCGAAGCAACCTTGACGACGAGACGATCGAAGCCTCCAGCTACAACCTGAACGTCACTGCAGGCACGTCTCAGGACGACAGCGCTGACTCCGTCGGAACGCTCCGACTGAACGAGCGCTCCACTGAGAACTTCCGTAGCTGGGTGGCCCCACAGGACGCTGAGCTCGACGATGACGATATCGACATTCGTGATCGTATCGGCCAGAACCTGACCCAATCGAACGACATCGCTGAGGGTGACATCGTTGTCCACCAGATCGTTTCGTCCGGTGTCGAAGGCCCGCTTGCCTACGAAGAGGAAGTCAACAGCTCCTCCAGCACGACCCAAGCGTTCCTCCGGTCGACTGTTGGCGGCGATAATAACAACGACGTGTTCAACCTCACCGTCAACCGTAGCGATGTCGGTGCAAACGCAGATGAAGATCCGCTCATCCTCAACAGCTCCAACGTTGTTGTTGTCGACGACCCTGACAACAACACGTACTTCGTCGCTGTGGAGACGCAGAACGCGAACTTCGAGAGCGGCACAGCGATCCGCGACGATGACGAAGATGACGAGCTCACGGCCAACTTCACCGTGTCGGAGGACACTGGCCTGAGCGACGACAACGACGCCGCTGAGGTGGATTACAGCATCGTTGACCGCGACGCAACTATCGACACGACCAACGGTCTCGTGCTGGTTCAGGCTGCTGCTGACCAGCAACTCACCGGAACGACCACAGTCGCACCCGGTTCCGAGTTTGAGGTCGAAGTTGAATCCGAGAGCGACTCCAACCCGTTCCTCGACCGACCTGAAGCGACTGTCACCACTGACGGTACGTTCAGTGCCACGGCTGACTTCAGTGACTACTCGGCAGGAACGAACTTCACCGCTCAGACGCTCGATGTCGACGGTGACGAACTCGGTGACGAGGAAGATGGACAGATCACCGATGCTGACACGGCCACTGTGAGCATCAGTGACCAGGAATCCGACGGTAGCGAAGTCGTCGTCGACAGCGCGCAGCTGTCCGCCGGTGGCTTCATCGCAATCCACGCCGGTAACGCATCCGGCGATGTCGTCGGGCACTCCGAGTACCGCGATGCAGGCAGCCACGAGGACATCACGATCACGCTCGACGAGCCAATGGACGAGGACTTCACGGCGGTCGCGATGCCGCACCTCGACACCAACGGCAACGAAGCGTACGACTTCCCGGACGCTGACGGTCCGTACACCGCCAACGGCTCCGCCGTTACGGACAGTGCGAACGTGACCATCGCTGCCGAGGACACGCCTGCGGACACGGAAGAGCCGACGGAAACCGAAACGGAACCGCCGGCAACCGACGAGGAAACTGACGCACCGGCAACCGATGAGCCGGCAACCGAGGAAACCGAGACCACGGAAGCGTCCGGTCCCGGCTTCACGGCAGCTATCGCGCTCATCGCGCTCGTCGCTGCTGCACTCCTCGCCGTCCGACGCGACAACTAA